A genome region from Erythrolamprus reginae isolate rEryReg1 chromosome 4, rEryReg1.hap1, whole genome shotgun sequence includes the following:
- the CREG1 gene encoding protein CREG1 isoform X1 — protein sequence MRGRRGGAASLFKCPISPLSDFYQGSFPKVFCEGREMWRLVWLLAGVTAIPPHQETARVARFVAHMCDWGALATISTQDPPMKGQPFANVFSVSDGPAGKSSGVPYMYLTDLEISVHDLKVNANASLTMSLAQTSYCKKQGYDPQDPLCAHVIFYGTVEKVQNGTEADFAKTALFSRHPEMAFWPIGHNWFFAKLNIINIWLLDFFGGIKTVTPEDYFNAVP from the exons ATGCGCGGAAGGCGGGGCGGGGCCGCTTCGCTTTTTAAGTGCCCGATTTCCCCCCTATCAGACTTTTATCAGGGATCTTTTCCAAAAGTGTTTTGCGAAGGAAGGGAGATGTGGCGGCTGGTGTGGTTGTTGGCGGGAGTGACCGCAATTCCCCCGCACCAGGAGACGGCACGGGTCGCCCGCTTCGTAGCCCATATGTGTGACTGGGGCGCGCTGGCTACCATCTCCACGCAGGACCCTCCGATGAAGGGCCAGCCCTTCGCCAATGTCTTTTCCGTCAGCGATGGGCCGGCGGGGAAAAGTAGTGGGGTCCCTTATATGTACTTGACGGACTTGGAAATCTCCGTGCATGACCTGAAG GTGAATGCAAATGCCTCCCTAACCATGTCCTTGGCACAGACTTCTTATTGCAAGAAGCAAGGCTATGATCCACAAGATCCTCTATGTGCCCATGTGATCTTCTATGGTACAGTTGAGAAG GTTCAAAATGGTACAGAAGCTGATTTTGCAAAGACAGCACTGTTCAGCAGACATCCTGAAATGGCATTTTGGCCTATAGGGCATAACTGGTTTTTTGCCAAACTGAACATCATCAACATCTGGCTTCTAGACTTCTTTGGTGGCATCAAAACTGTGACCCCAGAAGACTATTTTAATGCTGTACCCTA G
- the CREG1 gene encoding protein CREG1 isoform X2, whose protein sequence is MWRLVWLLAGVTAIPPHQETARVARFVAHMCDWGALATISTQDPPMKGQPFANVFSVSDGPAGKSSGVPYMYLTDLEISVHDLKVNANASLTMSLAQTSYCKKQGYDPQDPLCAHVIFYGTVEKVQNGTEADFAKTALFSRHPEMAFWPIGHNWFFAKLNIINIWLLDFFGGIKTVTPEDYFNAVP, encoded by the exons ATGTGGCGGCTGGTGTGGTTGTTGGCGGGAGTGACCGCAATTCCCCCGCACCAGGAGACGGCACGGGTCGCCCGCTTCGTAGCCCATATGTGTGACTGGGGCGCGCTGGCTACCATCTCCACGCAGGACCCTCCGATGAAGGGCCAGCCCTTCGCCAATGTCTTTTCCGTCAGCGATGGGCCGGCGGGGAAAAGTAGTGGGGTCCCTTATATGTACTTGACGGACTTGGAAATCTCCGTGCATGACCTGAAG GTGAATGCAAATGCCTCCCTAACCATGTCCTTGGCACAGACTTCTTATTGCAAGAAGCAAGGCTATGATCCACAAGATCCTCTATGTGCCCATGTGATCTTCTATGGTACAGTTGAGAAG GTTCAAAATGGTACAGAAGCTGATTTTGCAAAGACAGCACTGTTCAGCAGACATCCTGAAATGGCATTTTGGCCTATAGGGCATAACTGGTTTTTTGCCAAACTGAACATCATCAACATCTGGCTTCTAGACTTCTTTGGTGGCATCAAAACTGTGACCCCAGAAGACTATTTTAATGCTGTACCCTA a
- the CREG1 gene encoding protein CREG1 isoform X3, whose amino-acid sequence MWRLVWLLAGVTAIPPHQETARVARFVAHMCDWGALATISTQDPPMKGQPFANVFSVSDGPAGKSSGVPYMYLTDLEISVHDLKVNANASLTMSLAQTSYCKKQGYDPQDPLCAHVIFYGTVEKVQNGTEADFAKTALFSRHPEMAFWPIGHNWFFAKLNIINIWLLDFFGGIKTVTPEDYFNAVP is encoded by the exons ATGTGGCGGCTGGTGTGGTTGTTGGCGGGAGTGACCGCAATTCCCCCGCACCAGGAGACGGCACGGGTCGCCCGCTTCGTAGCCCATATGTGTGACTGGGGCGCGCTGGCTACCATCTCCACGCAGGACCCTCCGATGAAGGGCCAGCCCTTCGCCAATGTCTTTTCCGTCAGCGATGGGCCGGCGGGGAAAAGTAGTGGGGTCCCTTATATGTACTTGACGGACTTGGAAATCTCCGTGCATGACCTGAAG GTGAATGCAAATGCCTCCCTAACCATGTCCTTGGCACAGACTTCTTATTGCAAGAAGCAAGGCTATGATCCACAAGATCCTCTATGTGCCCATGTGATCTTCTATGGTACAGTTGAGAAG GTTCAAAATGGTACAGAAGCTGATTTTGCAAAGACAGCACTGTTCAGCAGACATCCTGAAATGGCATTTTGGCCTATAGGGCATAACTGGTTTTTTGCCAAACTGAACATCATCAACATCTGGCTTCTAGACTTCTTTGGTGGCATCAAAACTGTGACCCCAGAAGACTATTTTAATGCTGTACCCTAG